One Candidatus Micrarchaeota archaeon DNA window includes the following coding sequences:
- a CDS encoding right-handed parallel beta-helix repeat-containing protein, producing MKKNMFVMLVFGIVLLADLVSACVDLSDPSTWDGHITHVGSYLIHDSITLCSGSVTISDPLVIDNDGIVVDGNGAEITVSNEHLLVVANHNDVVVKNLKLIRDYSGTSNFCVELHDDENITLDNVTVYSDTPCRLSADRVNNSVIKNFSLHNTITLSSPSFYTCGHMFDDNNITFDHSTINSSVICSISVRNFKNSTIKNNVFRNGMLNVMEPLDGTRKTEYNLIYNNTFYQDDWSIVGYYHAIHVNQYPEGTRGNYSFNHNIIAYNRFYNYSSDEIYLDFAANNHIVCNEFVDTRPSGAGMRDDAIDVNYHTSNLTIDYNIVNLSTPDDIWYSGGLRGGFLQYEQQLNTGENNTIQFNTIYYDSGNERTSYGVLDLLGSTNELNFYKNKFFIKNGRFFHDPPYLYNSTFVDNIICTTVTQSVDPTVTFVNNTCDNGPAYGCV from the coding sequence ATGAAGAAGAATATGTTTGTGATGTTGGTGTTCGGTATAGTGCTTTTGGCAGATCTTGTGTCGGCGTGTGTTGACCTCAGTGACCCGAGCACGTGGGACGGCCATATTACTCATGTTGGCAGTTATTTAATTCATGATAGTATAACATTGTGTAGTGGTAGTGTAACAATCTCGGATCCGTTGGTGATAGATAACGACGGTATTGTGGTTGACGGTAACGGTGCTGAAATAACGGTTTCAAATGAACATCTACTGGTTGTTGCTAATCACAATGATGTTGTTGTGAAGAACCTGAAGTTAATAAGGGATTACAGTGGCACTTCGAACTTCTGTGTTGAGTTACACGATGATGAGAACATCACTCTGGACAATGTGACAGTATATTCGGACACGCCGTGCAGGTTGAGTGCTGACCGTGTTAATAACTCGGTTATAAAGAACTTTAGTCTACATAATACTATCACTCTTTCTTCACCCAGTTTTTATACCTGTGGTCACATGTTTGATGATAATAACATTACTTTTGATCATTCGACGATAAACTCAAGCGTAATCTGTTCAATATCCGTGAGAAACTTCAAGAATTCGACTATAAAGAACAACGTTTTCCGTAATGGTATGTTGAATGTGATGGAACCGTTGGACGGGACAAGAAAAACAGAATACAATCTGATATACAACAACACCTTTTATCAGGATGACTGGAGCATCGTAGGTTATTACCATGCAATTCATGTTAACCAGTATCCTGAAGGCACTCGTGGAAACTACAGTTTCAATCATAATATCATAGCTTATAATAGGTTCTACAACTATTCGAGTGATGAGATATATTTAGATTTTGCTGCCAACAACCACATCGTCTGTAACGAGTTCGTAGACACCCGTCCCAGTGGTGCGGGTATGCGTGACGATGCGATCGATGTCAACTATCATACTTCCAACCTTACGATTGACTATAATATTGTAAATTTGTCAACTCCTGATGATATTTGGTACTCAGGAGGATTACGCGGCGGGTTCTTACAATACGAACAACAGTTAAACACTGGTGAAAACAATACTATACAGTTCAACACTATCTATTATGATAGCGGTAATGAAAGAACTAGTTATGGTGTGCTCGACCTCTTAGGCTCGACTAATGAGCTCAACTTCTACAAGAACAAGTTCTTCATAAAGAATGGTCGGTTCTTCCATGACCCTCCATACCTGTACAACTCAACATTCGTTGATAACATCATCTGTACTACTGTGACGCAATCGGTTGACCCTACAGTCACTTTTGTTAACAACACGTGCGATAACGGTCCTGCTTACGGATGCGTAC
- a CDS encoding CDC48 family AAA ATPase, whose translation MKEVILRVKEAYHKDVGRGIVRIHPKVMRELGVDSGDIVEIEGNNRALGIVWMLPPDESEEIIRMDGIFRRNTGSGIDDAVTVRPIPSIDEAQEITLAPDREIDFSEDFPYYVGERLLNMPLVKGNDVVIDVMDRILLFKVVDTKPSGAVIVVPNTCVKILKKPVQRLSSVPEVTYEDIGGLKEVIETVREMIELPIKHPEIFRRLGIKPPKGILFYGPPGTGKTLLAKAIAHETNSRFYSINGPEIMSKFYGESEENLRRIFKEAEENAPAIIFIDEIDAIAPKREETHGEVERRIVSQLLTLMDGLKSRGHVVVIGATNRPNALDPALRRPGRFDREVEIGMPNREGRKEILQIHTRGMPLDKDVDLDELADVTHGFTGADLENLCREAAMHALKRIIPEVTEEEKLSKELLDKIKVKREDFVEALKKIEPSTLREVIIQKPKTTWDDIGGLEDVKEELMEAIEWPLKYGKAFDKLKIQPPKGILLYGPPGCGKTLLAKAVAHEANANFILVNGPELISKWVGESERAIREVFKKARQSAPTVLFFDEIDSIAGSRGTEVGTKVTERMVNQLLVEMDGLNELNQVIVLAATNRLDLIDKALLRPGRFDKVIEVPLPDKESRKKIFQAILRDKPLAKDVDLDRLVEQTDGFTGADIAAVCREAGMEVVREAVRKKKDPNKVKEISMRHFEAALKKIKPSLGKEELAQYR comes from the coding sequence GAGGCATATCATAAAGATGTAGGTCGCGGGATCGTTCGTATTCATCCAAAGGTTATGCGAGAGTTAGGTGTCGATTCCGGAGATATAGTTGAGATAGAAGGGAACAACCGTGCCTTGGGAATAGTTTGGATGCTACCGCCTGATGAAAGTGAAGAGATCATACGGATGGACGGAATCTTCCGTCGTAACACAGGTTCCGGAATAGATGACGCTGTCACGGTTCGTCCGATCCCTTCTATCGATGAGGCGCAGGAGATTACCCTGGCGCCGGACAGGGAAATAGATTTTAGCGAAGATTTTCCCTATTATGTAGGTGAACGGTTGTTAAACATGCCGTTGGTTAAAGGCAATGATGTAGTGATTGACGTAATGGATAGAATACTGCTTTTCAAAGTTGTGGACACAAAACCTTCGGGAGCAGTGATAGTCGTTCCTAACACCTGTGTTAAAATCCTTAAGAAACCGGTTCAACGTTTGTCATCCGTACCAGAGGTAACTTATGAAGACATCGGCGGGTTAAAAGAGGTGATAGAGACAGTACGTGAGATGATCGAATTACCTATCAAACACCCAGAAATATTTAGGAGATTGGGTATCAAACCGCCTAAAGGTATTCTGTTCTACGGACCGCCGGGAACCGGTAAGACATTGCTTGCAAAGGCGATAGCGCACGAGACCAATTCACGGTTTTATTCCATCAACGGCCCTGAGATCATGAGTAAGTTCTATGGTGAAAGCGAAGAGAATTTGAGGAGGATCTTCAAAGAGGCTGAAGAGAACGCTCCTGCAATCATATTCATCGATGAAATAGATGCCATTGCACCGAAACGTGAAGAAACCCACGGTGAGGTGGAACGTAGAATAGTATCCCAACTTTTGACTCTTATGGACGGTCTAAAATCCAGAGGTCACGTCGTGGTAATCGGAGCGACCAATAGGCCGAACGCACTCGATCCAGCATTACGTCGTCCTGGTAGGTTTGACCGTGAGGTTGAGATAGGTATGCCTAACCGGGAGGGACGTAAAGAGATATTACAGATTCATACACGCGGTATGCCTTTGGACAAGGATGTTGATCTGGACGAGTTGGCAGACGTCACCCACGGGTTTACAGGTGCCGACCTTGAGAACCTGTGCAGAGAGGCAGCAATGCATGCATTGAAACGAATTATTCCTGAGGTGACTGAGGAAGAAAAACTGAGTAAGGAGTTGTTGGACAAGATTAAGGTAAAACGGGAGGATTTTGTTGAAGCGCTTAAGAAGATAGAACCGTCCACACTACGGGAAGTAATCATACAGAAACCGAAAACCACTTGGGATGATATCGGTGGGTTGGAAGATGTGAAGGAAGAGTTGATGGAAGCGATCGAATGGCCGTTGAAGTACGGTAAAGCGTTTGACAAGCTTAAGATTCAACCTCCAAAAGGTATCCTGTTGTACGGTCCGCCCGGTTGCGGTAAGACATTACTTGCAAAAGCAGTTGCACATGAAGCGAATGCTAATTTCATCCTAGTCAATGGACCAGAGTTGATAAGTAAATGGGTGGGCGAGTCCGAGAGAGCGATACGAGAGGTGTTCAAGAAGGCGAGACAATCCGCTCCCACCGTGTTGTTCTTCGACGAGATAGATTCTATAGCAGGTTCCCGTGGTACCGAAGTAGGTACAAAGGTTACTGAAAGGATGGTCAATCAGTTGTTGGTGGAGATGGACGGTCTCAACGAACTGAACCAGGTGATAGTGTTAGCAGCTACTAACCGATTGGACCTTATAGATAAAGCATTGTTAAGACCGGGCAGGTTCGATAAGGTGATAGAGGTACCTTTGCCTGATAAAGAGTCTCGTAAGAAGATATTCCAGGCGATACTCCGCGATAAACCGCTTGCCAAAGATGTTGACCTTGATAGATTGGTTGAGCAGACCGACGGGTTCACAGGTGCAGATATTGCTGCAGTGTGCAGAGAGGCTGGGATGGAAGTTGTGAGAGAAGCTGTCAGAAAAAAGAAAGATCCTAACAAGGTGAAAGAGATTTCTATGCGTCACTTCGAAGCAGCTCTAAAGAAAATCAAACCTTCTTTAGGAAAAGAAGAATTGGCACAGTATCGATGA